In Stenotrophomonas sp. ASS1, the following proteins share a genomic window:
- a CDS encoding DUF2007 domain-containing protein, which produces MHIVYKADNLFDAHLVKHALEDAGIPAFVFGESLLGGMGELPLFGVLRVGIPDAARPQAEDIVAALDLGHAPDAPISDADDIAGLPA; this is translated from the coding sequence ATGCACATCGTGTACAAGGCCGACAACCTGTTCGACGCCCACCTGGTCAAGCACGCGCTGGAGGATGCTGGCATCCCGGCTTTCGTGTTCGGCGAGTCGTTGCTGGGTGGCATGGGCGAGCTGCCGCTGTTCGGCGTGCTGCGGGTAGGCATCCCTGATGCGGCACGGCCGCAGGCCGAGGACATCGTGGCGGCGCTGGACTTGGGCCACGCGCCGGACGCCCCCATTTCAGATGCAGACGACATAGCCGGCCTTCCGGCGTAG
- the msrA gene encoding peptide-methionine (S)-S-oxide reductase MsrA: protein MLGIGAFKQRLPRPEEALPGREQPLPLHSNQHFVNSHPLKDRFAGLQQIRFALGCFWGAERKFWTEPGVYSTSVGYAGGITPNPTYEEVCSGLTGHTEVVQVVFDPAVVSLERLLQLFWESHDPTQGMRQGNDTGTQYRSAIHATDEAQYAAALASREAYQAQLDAAGYGPITTEIVYPAPEYYYAEDYHQQYLAKNPNGYCGIGGTGVSCPIGLDVEAPR, encoded by the coding sequence ATCCTCGGCATCGGCGCCTTCAAGCAGCGCCTGCCGCGCCCGGAAGAAGCACTGCCGGGCCGCGAGCAGCCGTTGCCGCTGCACAGCAACCAGCACTTCGTGAACAGCCATCCGCTGAAGGACCGTTTTGCCGGCCTGCAGCAGATCCGTTTCGCGCTGGGCTGCTTCTGGGGCGCCGAGCGCAAGTTCTGGACCGAACCGGGCGTGTACAGCACCTCGGTGGGCTATGCCGGCGGCATCACCCCGAACCCGACCTATGAAGAGGTGTGCTCGGGCCTGACCGGCCACACCGAAGTGGTGCAGGTGGTGTTCGACCCGGCGGTGGTGAGCCTGGAGCGGCTGCTGCAGCTGTTCTGGGAAAGCCACGACCCGACCCAGGGCATGCGCCAGGGCAACGACACCGGCACCCAGTACCGTTCGGCGATCCACGCCACCGACGAGGCGCAGTACGCCGCCGCGCTGGCCAGCCGCGAGGCCTACCAGGCGCAGCTGGATGCGGCCGGCTACGGCCCGATCACCACCGAGATCGTGTACCCGGCACCGGAGTACTACTACGCCGAGGACTATCACCAGCAGTACCTGGCGAAGAACCCGAACGGTTATTGCGGCATCGGCGGCACCGGGGTGAGCTGCCCGATCGGATTGGATGTGGAGGCGCCGCGCTGA
- a CDS encoding transaldolase: MSTPSKLSQLRELSVVVADTGDYEAIKRLQPVDCTTNPTLVKKALDLPVYAELIERELAWGRQQSGDREAVVHAVADRLTIGVGALLSTLVPGRVSTEVDADQAHDTAATVAKARQFIQMYADAGVPREKILIKIAATWEGVEAARILQAEGIDCNLTLIFNPTQALACSEAGAFLISPFVGRILDWYVANGQTPANIDEDPGVKFVRGVYAEFKRRGSPTVVMGASFRSTAQIEALAGCDRLTISPDLLEKLDADHGELPRKLVAGAADGAAVTPIDAAKFAADLAADPMATEKLATGIDAFAKDLQALRERIRSEL, from the coding sequence ATGAGTACCCCGTCCAAACTGTCCCAGCTGCGCGAACTGTCCGTGGTCGTTGCCGATACCGGTGACTACGAGGCGATCAAGCGCCTGCAGCCGGTGGACTGCACCACCAACCCGACCCTGGTGAAGAAGGCGCTGGACCTGCCGGTCTACGCCGAGCTGATCGAACGCGAACTGGCCTGGGGCCGCCAGCAGAGTGGCGACCGCGAAGCCGTGGTGCACGCCGTGGCCGACCGCCTGACCATCGGCGTCGGCGCGCTGCTGAGCACGCTGGTGCCGGGCCGCGTGTCCACCGAAGTGGATGCCGACCAGGCCCACGACACCGCTGCCACCGTAGCCAAGGCCCGCCAGTTCATCCAGATGTACGCCGATGCCGGCGTGCCGCGCGAAAAGATCCTGATCAAGATCGCCGCGACCTGGGAAGGCGTGGAAGCCGCGCGCATCCTGCAGGCCGAAGGCATCGACTGCAACCTGACCCTGATCTTCAACCCGACCCAGGCGCTGGCCTGCAGCGAAGCCGGCGCGTTCCTGATCTCGCCGTTCGTCGGCCGCATCCTGGACTGGTACGTGGCCAACGGCCAGACCCCGGCCAACATCGATGAAGACCCGGGCGTGAAGTTCGTGCGCGGCGTGTATGCCGAATTCAAGCGCCGCGGTTCGCCGACGGTGGTGATGGGCGCCTCGTTCCGTTCGACCGCGCAGATCGAAGCGCTGGCCGGTTGCGACCGCCTGACGATTTCGCCGGACCTGCTGGAGAAGCTGGACGCCGACCACGGCGAGCTGCCGCGCAAGCTGGTGGCCGGTGCGGCGGATGGCGCGGCGGTGACCCCGATCGATGCAGCGAAGTTCGCAGCGGATCTGGCGGCCGATCCGATGGCGACCGAGAAGCTGGCGACCGGTATCGATGCGTTTGCCAAGGATCTGCAGGCGCTGCGCGAGCGCATTCGTTCGGAACTGTGA
- the rnk gene encoding nucleoside diphosphate kinase regulator — MSTASGLPPSITVSTFDMDRLDAMLESPALSQTPAALALAEELNRATVLAPDQIPEGIVMMHSRVECEDEVSGEKHVLTLVFPREANVDEGKVSVLAPVGSALLGLSIGQSIDWNAPGGRKLRLRVTAVHNDRP, encoded by the coding sequence ATGAGTACCGCCAGCGGCCTGCCGCCGTCGATCACCGTTTCCACCTTCGACATGGACCGCCTGGACGCCATGCTCGAATCCCCTGCGCTGAGCCAGACGCCTGCCGCGCTCGCGCTTGCTGAAGAACTCAACCGTGCCACCGTGCTGGCACCGGACCAGATTCCCGAAGGCATCGTCATGATGCATTCGCGCGTGGAGTGCGAAGATGAAGTGTCGGGCGAGAAGCACGTCCTGACCCTGGTCTTCCCCCGCGAAGCCAACGTCGATGAAGGCAAGGTTTCCGTACTGGCCCCGGTCGGCAGTGCCCTGCTCGGCCTTTCGATCGGCCAGAGCATCGACTGGAACGCGCCCGGCGGCCGCAAGCTGCGCCTGCGCGTGACCGCGGTCCACAACGACCGCCCCTGA
- a CDS encoding LysR substrate-binding domain-containing protein gives MNLRDLKYLVALAEHKHFGRAAASCFVSQPTLSTQIRKLEEELGLPLVERAPRKVMLTPAGQEAAARARVIVSEVEQLKEAARRSRDPEAGTVRLGIFPTLGPYLLPHVIPRIRDRFPELELLLVEEKSDVLLDRLREGKLDAALLALPVIDDQLHAEFLFEEPFLLAVSGRHPLARREHLDVQELATQKLLLLEDGHCLRDQALEVCRLFGANEKSEFRATSLETLRQMVAADVGITLLPSLSVQPPVPRSNNIRLLDFTGEGRPSRRIAMIWRRSSAMNDFLMELADQFKRLPQALFTLEAVNAAGDTTALPGPALNG, from the coding sequence ATGAACCTACGTGATCTGAAGTACCTGGTAGCCCTGGCCGAGCACAAGCATTTCGGCCGGGCTGCCGCCTCCTGCTTCGTCAGCCAGCCGACGCTGTCCACGCAGATCCGCAAGCTGGAAGAAGAGCTGGGCCTGCCGCTGGTGGAACGTGCACCGCGCAAGGTGATGCTGACCCCGGCCGGCCAGGAAGCAGCAGCACGGGCACGGGTGATCGTGTCCGAAGTGGAACAGCTGAAGGAAGCGGCACGTCGCAGTCGCGATCCGGAAGCCGGTACGGTGCGCCTGGGGATCTTCCCGACCCTGGGCCCGTACCTGCTGCCGCATGTGATTCCGCGCATCCGCGATCGCTTCCCGGAGCTGGAACTGCTGCTGGTCGAGGAAAAGAGCGATGTGCTGCTGGACCGTCTGCGCGAAGGCAAGCTCGACGCTGCACTGCTGGCCCTGCCGGTGATCGACGACCAGCTGCATGCCGAGTTCCTGTTCGAGGAACCCTTCCTGCTGGCCGTATCCGGGCGCCACCCGCTGGCCCGTCGCGAACACCTGGACGTGCAGGAGCTGGCCACGCAGAAGCTGCTGCTGCTGGAAGATGGCCATTGCCTGCGCGACCAGGCACTGGAAGTCTGCCGCCTGTTCGGTGCCAACGAGAAGTCCGAGTTCCGCGCCACCAGCCTGGAAACCCTGCGGCAGATGGTCGCCGCCGACGTCGGCATCACCCTGCTGCCAAGCCTGTCGGTGCAGCCGCCGGTGCCGCGCTCGAACAACATCCGCCTGCTCGACTTCACCGGCGAAGGACGCCCCAGCCGCCGCATCGCGATGATCTGGCGCCGCAGCTCGGCCATGAACGACTTCCTGATGGAGCTGGCCGATCAGTTCAAGCGCCTGCCGCAGGCGCTGTTCACCCTGGAAGCGGTCAACGCCGCCGGCGACACGACCGCCCTGCCCGGCCCCGCGCTGAACGGCTGA
- the ahpF gene encoding alkyl hydroperoxide reductase subunit F, with product MLDANLQSQLKTYLERVTRPIQITAHADDGAKSQEMLELLQTLGSLSDKISLQVLRDGQGRVPSFDLGTPGQDIHLTFAGLPMGHEFTSLVLALLQVGGHPSKATAELIEQVQNLEGEYRFETYFSLSCQNCPDVVQALNLAAVLNPRIQHVAIDGALFQDEVEKREIMSVPTVYLNGEVFDQGRMTLEQIVAKLDTNASKRDAEKIAAKDAFDVLVVGGGPAGAAAAIYAARKGIRTGIAAERFGGQVLDTMAIENFISVKETEGPKLATALEQHVREYEVDIMNLQRASALVPAGEDGLVQVQLENGAVLKSRSVILSTGARWRQMNVPGEDQYRNKGVAYCPHCDGPLFKGKRVAVIGGGNSGVEAAIDLAGIVSHVTLLEFDSSLRADEVLQKKLRSLANVTVLTSAQTTEVLGDGSRVTGLVYKDRVGGDAHRVELEGIFVQIGLLPNTEWLKDTVALSPRGEIVIDDRGQTNLPGVFAAGDCTTVPYKQIIIAMGAGSTAALSAFDHLIRSSVSSSSGAVAEAA from the coding sequence ATGTTGGACGCCAACCTGCAGTCGCAGCTGAAGACCTATCTGGAGCGCGTGACCCGCCCGATCCAGATCACCGCGCACGCCGACGACGGCGCCAAGTCGCAGGAAATGCTGGAACTGCTGCAGACCCTGGGCAGCCTGTCGGACAAGATCTCGCTGCAGGTGCTGCGCGATGGCCAGGGCCGCGTGCCGTCCTTCGACCTGGGCACCCCGGGCCAGGACATCCACCTGACCTTCGCCGGCCTGCCGATGGGCCACGAGTTCACCTCGCTGGTGCTGGCGCTGCTGCAGGTGGGCGGTCATCCGTCCAAGGCCACCGCCGAGCTGATCGAGCAGGTGCAGAACCTGGAAGGTGAATACAGGTTCGAAACCTACTTCTCGCTGTCCTGCCAGAACTGCCCGGACGTGGTGCAGGCGCTGAACCTGGCGGCGGTGCTCAACCCGCGCATCCAGCACGTGGCCATCGACGGTGCCCTGTTCCAGGACGAAGTCGAGAAGCGCGAGATCATGTCGGTGCCGACCGTGTACCTCAACGGCGAAGTGTTCGACCAGGGCCGCATGACCCTGGAGCAGATCGTGGCCAAGCTGGACACCAATGCCAGCAAGCGTGATGCAGAGAAGATCGCCGCCAAGGACGCCTTCGACGTGCTGGTGGTGGGCGGTGGCCCGGCCGGTGCTGCAGCGGCGATCTACGCCGCACGCAAGGGCATCCGCACCGGCATCGCCGCCGAGCGTTTCGGTGGCCAGGTGCTGGACACCATGGCGATCGAGAACTTCATCTCGGTGAAGGAGACCGAGGGCCCGAAGCTGGCCACGGCGCTGGAACAGCACGTGCGCGAGTACGAGGTGGACATCATGAACCTGCAGCGCGCCAGTGCGCTGGTGCCGGCCGGTGAAGACGGCCTGGTGCAGGTGCAGCTGGAGAACGGCGCGGTGCTGAAGTCGCGTTCGGTGATCCTGTCCACCGGCGCACGCTGGCGCCAGATGAACGTGCCGGGCGAAGACCAGTACCGCAACAAGGGCGTGGCCTACTGCCCGCACTGCGATGGTCCGCTGTTCAAGGGCAAGCGCGTGGCGGTGATCGGCGGCGGCAACTCCGGCGTGGAAGCGGCCATCGATCTGGCCGGCATCGTGTCGCATGTAACCCTGCTGGAGTTCGATTCCAGCCTGCGCGCCGACGAAGTGCTGCAGAAGAAACTGCGCAGCCTGGCCAACGTCACCGTGCTGACCAGCGCACAGACCACCGAAGTGCTGGGCGACGGCAGCCGTGTCACCGGCCTGGTCTACAAGGACCGTGTCGGCGGCGACGCCCACCGCGTCGAGCTGGAAGGCATCTTCGTGCAGATCGGCCTGCTGCCCAACACCGAGTGGCTGAAGGACACCGTGGCGCTGTCGCCGCGTGGCGAGATCGTCATCGACGACCGTGGCCAGACCAACCTGCCGGGCGTGTTCGCTGCTGGCGATTGCACGACGGTACCCTACAAGCAGATCATCATTGCCATGGGCGCCGGTTCGACCGCCGCACTGAGCGCGTTCGACCACCTGATCCGCTCGTCGGTGAGCAGCAGCAGTGGTGCTGTTGCTGAAGCTGCCTGA
- the ahpC gene encoding alkyl hydroperoxide reductase subunit C produces the protein MSLINTQIQPFEANAYHNGEFIKVSDASLKGQWSVLIFMPAAFTFNCPTEIEDAADHYAEFKKAGAEVYIVTTDTHFSHKVWHETSPAVGKAQFPLVGDPTHQLTNAFGVHIPEEGLALRGTFIINPEGVIKTLEIHSNEIARDVSETLRKLKAAQFTAANPNQVCPAKWKEGEKTLTPSLDLVGKI, from the coding sequence ATGTCCCTGATCAACACCCAGATCCAGCCGTTCGAAGCCAACGCTTACCACAATGGCGAGTTCATCAAGGTTTCCGACGCCAGCCTGAAGGGCCAGTGGTCCGTCCTGATCTTCATGCCGGCCGCCTTCACCTTCAACTGCCCGACCGAGATCGAAGACGCCGCTGACCATTACGCCGAGTTCAAGAAGGCCGGCGCCGAGGTCTACATCGTCACCACCGACACCCACTTCTCGCACAAGGTGTGGCACGAAACCTCGCCGGCCGTCGGCAAGGCCCAGTTCCCGCTGGTCGGCGACCCGACCCACCAGCTGACCAACGCCTTCGGCGTGCACATTCCGGAAGAAGGCCTGGCCCTGCGCGGCACCTTCATCATCAACCCGGAAGGCGTGATCAAGACCCTGGAGATCCACTCCAACGAGATCGCCCGTGACGTCTCCGAAACCCTGCGCAAGCTGAAGGCTGCCCAGTTCACCGCCGCCAACCCGAACCAGGTGTGCCCGGCCAAGTGGAAGGAAGGCGAGAAGACCCTGACCCCGTCGCTGGACCTGGTCGGCAAGATCTAA
- the prmC gene encoding peptide chain release factor N(5)-glutamine methyltransferase: MSFQTEPSLRQIVAEASARLGGVEARHEAELLLLHVLERPRSWLFAHATDPLAAADLAAFEALLARRVAGEPVAYLTGRRGFWTLDLEVDPATLIPRPETELLVELALERLPPDQSLQLADLGTGTGAIALALASERPQAQVLATDASPGALAVAARNAARHELRNVRFADGGHDWYAPLQGARFDLIASNPPYIASDDPHLEQGDLRFEPASALASGVDGLDDIRRIVDGGQAHLLPGGWLLIEHGWDQGAVIRALFDAAGFAEVQTVQDLEQRDRITLGRCPA; the protein is encoded by the coding sequence ATGTCTTTCCAAACCGAACCCTCCCTGCGCCAGATCGTGGCCGAGGCCAGTGCCCGCCTCGGCGGCGTCGAGGCCCGCCACGAGGCCGAACTGCTGCTGCTGCATGTGCTGGAGCGCCCGCGCAGCTGGCTGTTCGCGCATGCCACCGATCCGCTGGCCGCCGCCGACCTGGCCGCCTTCGAAGCGTTGCTGGCCCGCCGCGTGGCCGGTGAGCCGGTGGCCTACCTGACCGGCCGCCGCGGTTTCTGGACGCTGGACCTGGAGGTCGACCCGGCCACGCTGATCCCGCGTCCGGAAACCGAGCTGCTGGTCGAGCTGGCGCTGGAGCGGCTGCCGCCAGACCAATCGCTGCAGCTGGCCGACCTCGGCACTGGCACCGGCGCGATCGCCTTGGCGCTGGCCAGCGAACGGCCCCAAGCGCAGGTGCTGGCCACCGATGCCAGCCCGGGCGCGCTGGCCGTGGCCGCGCGCAATGCTGCGCGCCATGAACTGCGCAACGTCCGCTTCGCCGATGGCGGGCACGACTGGTATGCGCCACTGCAGGGTGCACGCTTCGACCTGATTGCCAGCAACCCGCCATACATCGCCAGCGACGACCCGCATCTGGAGCAGGGCGACCTGCGTTTTGAACCGGCTTCCGCGCTGGCCTCCGGCGTGGATGGCCTGGATGACATCCGTCGCATCGTAGACGGTGGCCAGGCCCACCTGCTGCCCGGCGGTTGGCTGCTGATCGAGCACGGTTGGGACCAGGGCGCGGTGATCCGCGCGCTGTTCGACGCCGCGGGTTTTGCAGAGGTGCAGACCGTGCAGGACCTGGAACAGCGCGACCGCATCACCCTGGGCCGGTGTCCGGCCTAG
- the pip gene encoding prolyl aminopeptidase: MRTLYPAITPYDVGTLKVDDRHTLYFEQCGNPDGKPVVMLHGGPGGGCSDKMRQFHDPSKYRIILFDQRGAGRSTPHADLVDNTTWDLVADIEKLREHLKVDRWQVFGGSWGSTLALAYAETHPQRVTELVLRGIFMLRRWELEWFYQEGANRLFPDAWEHYLKPIPSVERHDLISAFHRRLTSDDEATRLEAAKAWAVWEGATSFLHVDDDFINSHEDPHFALAFARIENHYFVNGGFFEVEDQLLRDAHRIADIPGVIVHGRYDVVCPLANAWDLTKVWPKAKLEITPASGHSAFEAENVDALVRATDSFA, translated from the coding sequence ATGCGTACGCTGTACCCCGCCATCACCCCCTACGACGTCGGCACCCTGAAGGTCGACGACCGCCACACGCTGTACTTCGAACAGTGCGGCAACCCGGATGGCAAGCCGGTGGTGATGCTGCACGGTGGCCCGGGCGGTGGTTGCAGCGACAAGATGCGCCAGTTCCACGACCCGTCCAAGTACCGCATCATCCTGTTCGACCAGCGCGGTGCCGGCCGTTCCACCCCGCACGCGGACCTGGTGGACAACACCACCTGGGATCTCGTCGCCGATATCGAGAAGCTGCGCGAGCACCTGAAGGTGGATCGCTGGCAGGTGTTCGGCGGCAGCTGGGGTTCGACCCTGGCGCTGGCCTATGCCGAAACCCACCCGCAGCGCGTGACCGAACTGGTCCTGCGCGGCATCTTCATGCTGCGCCGCTGGGAACTGGAGTGGTTCTACCAGGAAGGCGCCAACCGCCTGTTCCCGGATGCGTGGGAGCACTACCTCAAGCCGATCCCGTCGGTGGAGCGCCATGACCTGATCTCGGCCTTCCACCGCCGCCTGACCAGCGACGACGAAGCCACCCGCCTGGAAGCGGCCAAGGCGTGGGCGGTGTGGGAAGGCGCGACCAGCTTCCTGCACGTCGATGATGATTTCATCAACAGCCACGAAGACCCGCACTTCGCGTTGGCCTTTGCCCGCATCGAGAACCATTACTTCGTCAACGGCGGCTTCTTCGAGGTGGAAGACCAGCTGCTGCGCGACGCGCACCGCATCGCTGACATTCCCGGCGTGATCGTGCACGGCCGCTACGACGTGGTCTGCCCGCTGGCCAACGCCTGGGACCTGACCAAGGTGTGGCCGAAGGCGAAGCTGGAAATCACGCCGGCGTCGGGTCACTCGGCGTTCGAAGCCGAGAACGTGGACGCGCTGGTGCGCGCCACCGACAGTTTTGCTTGA
- a CDS encoding LysR family transcriptional regulator, which yields MDLNAVRMLVQVAEARSFTVAAGQLGLSQSGLSRAIGRLEVSLGVKLLQRNTRNVALTPDGRQFVEQVAPLLAGLDDAERQLADRPCTPSGTLKISAPSMFGRKVLVPMLAPLLQQHPQLQVEAVLSDRLVDLVEEGFDAALRTGVIADQRIVARPLRPLRWVTVASPAYLARCGAPDDVAALQDHACLAVRNLRSGRLVDWQFLQDGQLREFTPPTRMVFDSGDPLVEAAIAGIGIVQVMDFAVADALADGRLQRVLQPFEGRSRALSLIYPPSRQHSPKLQVLADALLAGEW from the coding sequence ATGGACCTCAATGCGGTGCGCATGCTGGTGCAGGTGGCCGAAGCCCGCAGTTTCACCGTGGCCGCCGGCCAGCTCGGCCTGAGCCAATCCGGCCTGTCGCGCGCGATCGGGCGGCTGGAAGTGTCGCTGGGGGTGAAGCTGCTGCAGCGGAACACCCGCAACGTGGCGCTGACCCCGGATGGCCGCCAGTTCGTGGAACAGGTGGCACCACTGCTGGCCGGCCTGGACGATGCCGAACGGCAACTGGCCGACCGCCCGTGCACGCCCTCGGGCACGTTGAAGATCAGTGCGCCGTCGATGTTCGGGCGCAAGGTGCTGGTGCCGATGCTGGCGCCGTTGCTGCAACAGCATCCGCAGCTGCAGGTGGAAGCGGTGCTCAGCGACCGTCTGGTCGATCTGGTCGAAGAAGGCTTCGATGCCGCGCTGCGCACCGGCGTCATCGCCGACCAGCGCATCGTCGCGCGGCCATTGCGGCCGCTGCGCTGGGTGACGGTGGCCAGCCCCGCCTATCTGGCCCGCTGTGGCGCACCGGACGATGTGGCCGCGCTGCAGGACCATGCCTGCCTGGCGGTGCGCAACCTGCGCAGTGGCCGGCTGGTGGACTGGCAGTTCCTGCAGGACGGGCAACTGCGCGAGTTCACGCCGCCGACGCGGATGGTGTTCGACAGCGGCGATCCGCTGGTGGAAGCGGCCATCGCCGGTATCGGCATCGTGCAGGTGATGGATTTCGCCGTGGCCGATGCGTTGGCCGATGGCCGCCTGCAGCGCGTGCTGCAGCCGTTTGAAGGCCGCAGCCGTGCACTGTCGTTGATCTACCCGCCGTCGCGCCAGCACTCGCCGAAGCTGCAGGTGCTGGCCGACGCGCTGCTGGCCGGGGAGTGGTAG
- a CDS encoding MFS transporter, protein MPPLKYPRWALTLLATAQLIIALDATIIFVALHDMGRALQINAQQLQWVVSAYTVAFGGSLLLGGRAADLIGRRRFYRLGMLLFALASLLGALAPNATLLIIARAAQGVGAALLFPATLALINTLYAEGPVRNRALAIWSMASAVGLALGTLLGGVLTQAFGWPAVLAVIVPLATACAVAAGTWLPADGPRVQGRSFDLAGCLTVTAGGSLLVTTLVQGPEWGWTAPATLICLLLSAVLLTVFVQIEKRSRDPLMQFSLLRLPGLRAALGLTFAFMSSYGVQYYFLALYFQDGYGWSPLQAGMAFLLPTLVCTFGIRIAERMLRRRSPRQVLAWGFAAGAVGIAAVALAMPHGASYWPLLPGIVVLSIGQGMSWTAMWIVAGQGVPGPQQGVASGMAATAQQIGGALGLAVLVMVANAARGTQAATSPDALQGMVNAQYGAALFAALGVVIALGLRPAPVDSAATACLSTDA, encoded by the coding sequence ATGCCTCCCCTCAAATACCCGCGCTGGGCGCTGACCCTGCTGGCCACCGCCCAGCTGATCATCGCCCTGGATGCCACCATCATCTTCGTTGCCCTGCATGACATGGGCCGCGCGCTGCAGATCAACGCGCAGCAGCTGCAATGGGTGGTCAGTGCCTACACCGTGGCCTTCGGCGGCAGCCTGCTGCTCGGCGGGCGCGCCGCCGACCTGATCGGCCGCCGCCGCTTCTACCGGCTGGGCATGCTGCTGTTCGCGCTGGCCTCGCTGCTCGGTGCGCTGGCGCCGAACGCCACGCTGTTGATCATCGCGCGCGCCGCACAAGGCGTCGGGGCGGCGCTGCTGTTCCCGGCCACGCTGGCGCTGATCAACACGCTGTACGCCGAAGGCCCGGTACGCAATCGTGCGCTGGCGATCTGGAGCATGGCCAGCGCGGTCGGCCTGGCGCTGGGCACGCTGCTCGGTGGCGTGCTGACCCAGGCGTTCGGCTGGCCGGCGGTGCTCGCGGTGATCGTGCCGCTGGCCACGGCGTGCGCGGTCGCGGCCGGTACATGGCTGCCGGCCGATGGTCCACGCGTGCAGGGCCGTTCCTTCGATCTGGCCGGTTGTCTCACTGTCACCGCTGGCGGCAGCCTGCTGGTCACCACTCTGGTGCAAGGGCCGGAGTGGGGCTGGACGGCGCCGGCTACGCTCATCTGCCTGCTGCTTTCAGCCGTATTGTTGACGGTGTTCGTACAGATCGAAAAGCGCAGCCGTGACCCGCTGATGCAGTTTTCGCTGTTGCGCCTGCCCGGCCTCCGCGCCGCGCTGGGTCTGACCTTCGCTTTCATGAGCAGCTATGGCGTGCAGTACTACTTCCTGGCGCTTTACTTCCAGGATGGCTATGGCTGGAGCCCGCTGCAGGCCGGTATGGCCTTCCTGCTGCCGACATTGGTGTGCACCTTCGGCATCCGGATTGCCGAACGCATGCTGCGGCGCCGTTCGCCACGGCAGGTGCTGGCCTGGGGCTTCGCCGCAGGTGCCGTCGGCATCGCCGCGGTTGCGTTGGCGATGCCGCATGGCGCCAGCTACTGGCCGCTGTTGCCGGGCATCGTGGTGCTCAGCATCGGCCAGGGCATGAGCTGGACGGCGATGTGGATCGTGGCCGGGCAGGGCGTGCCGGGTCCGCAGCAAGGCGTCGCGTCCGGCATGGCGGCCACCGCCCAGCAGATCGGCGGCGCCTTGGGATTGGCGGTACTGGTGATGGTCGCCAACGCCGCGCGCGGCACGCAGGCGGCAACCAGCCCTGATGCGTTGCAGGGCATGGTCAATGCACAGTACGGCGCCGCGCTGTTCGCCGCGCTCGGCGTGGTGATCGCGCTGGGCCTGCGCCCGGCGCCGGTAGACTCGGCAGCGACTGCCTGCCTGAGCACCGACGCATGA
- a CDS encoding N-formylglutamate amidohydrolase, producing MADADLHALPALLGADDPAIYAIHRAQGASPYLLLADHAGQQVPRALAGLGLPQAELDRHIGWDIGIAGTTRALAERLDAWAIEQTYSRLLIDCNRPLASPTLIPEVSDHTVVPGNAGLSAAQRQQRIDAIHAPYHARIDAELDARRDAGRPTLLVMMHSFTPAMNGTQRPWHAGVLYHQDTRFAHALLQALRDEGDLVVGDNEPYSVSSTSDYAVPVHGEGRGLVHVELEIRQDLIADAAGQLAWAQRLARIFSALQPQLLAAG from the coding sequence GTGGCTGACGCCGACCTGCATGCACTGCCGGCGCTGCTTGGCGCCGATGATCCGGCAATCTACGCGATCCACCGGGCGCAGGGCGCGTCGCCGTACCTGCTGCTGGCCGACCACGCCGGCCAGCAGGTACCGCGTGCCCTCGCCGGCCTGGGCTTGCCACAGGCCGAACTGGATCGCCACATCGGCTGGGACATCGGCATTGCCGGCACCACCCGCGCACTGGCCGAACGGCTGGATGCCTGGGCGATCGAACAGACCTATTCGCGGCTGCTGATCGACTGCAACCGCCCACTGGCCTCGCCGACGCTGATTCCGGAGGTGAGCGACCACACCGTGGTCCCGGGCAATGCCGGTCTGTCGGCGGCGCAGCGGCAACAGCGCATTGATGCGATCCATGCGCCGTACCACGCACGCATCGACGCCGAACTGGACGCACGCCGCGATGCCGGTCGCCCCACCCTGCTGGTGATGATGCACAGCTTCACCCCGGCGATGAACGGCACGCAGCGGCCGTGGCATGCCGGCGTGCTGTACCACCAGGACACGCGCTTTGCGCATGCACTGCTGCAGGCACTGCGCGACGAAGGCGACCTGGTGGTGGGCGACAACGAACCGTATTCGGTCAGCAGTACCAGCGACTACGCGGTGCCGGTGCATGGCGAAGGCCGCGGGCTGGTGCACGTGGAACTGGAGATCCGCCAGGACCTGATCGCCGATGCCGCCGGGCAGCTGGCATGGGCGCAGCGGCTGGCGCGGATCTTCAGCGCGCTGCAACCGCAGTTGCTGGCCGCCGGGTGA